The Chloroflexota bacterium genome segment CTGGGCGCTTGACCATGGGTCAAGCTGATCATGGGGGTCGGTGCCTTCCAGTCGATTCTCCACAAAAAAGTATGGGCGGGCGAGTTTACCGATATCGTGGTAGTACGCGCCCACCCGCGTCAGGAATGCATCGGCTCCGACCGCTTCCGCAGCCTGCTCCGCAAGGTTACTGACCAGCAGGGAGTGGTGATAAGTCCCCGGCGCTTTCATCATCAACTCCCGCAACAACGGGTGGTTAGGACGGGCCAACTCCATTAACCGCAAAGGCGTCGCAAGATCGAAAATGGCGCCAAGAAGATAGAATCCGATGAGGGTAATGCTGGCAACAAGCAGCCCATTGACCGCCGCTGCAACCGCCAATTCGGCGTAACCTCCCAGGTCGGTGCTATCCAAGGGCACGTTGAAGGCAAGCAGGAGCACCAGGTTACTCAACGCAACAGCGGCACCTGCTCGCACGAAGTAGGTGGTGCGTTCCGCGCGACCAAGTACGAGGGTGCCAATCAAGGCTCCGATCACGGCGTAAGTGACAATCGCAACGGAGCCATCGGTCAGATAGCCGATAATGATGCCAAAGTAGATGGTAACCAAAAAGGTCAGGGCCTGTCCGAGCAAGGGACCGATCAACATGGTCAGTGCAGCCAGTGGAAAGACATAGGCAAAGACAGGGCGTCCCGGCACCATCAGTTTCACCAATAGGAGGAAGGTAGCCAGCAAAGCCATTAGCAGACCCATCTGGCGATTGTCAAGCAGATAGGCGGAATCATTCTTGTAAAGGGATAATCCGAAAACCGCAGCCAATGCAAGGGAAATCAACAAGGCCGACAATAACTGCCACCAATCCCAGCCCGGCTGGTTGAGTCCCAGTTCGTTCAGTGCCTCGATATGACGCTGTTCCACCACATCGCCCTGCCGGATGATGATCTCGTTTTGCTCGTAGCTGACCGTTTCCGAAGGCACCTTGTTGCGAATCTCCTGTCGGGCAATCTCCGTTCGCTCAGAGTTGTAGAAGGCATTGGGCTTGAGTAGCCCCTGGACCAGAGCGATTGCCACGTCAGCCTCGTCCTCGTCCTCCAGATCGATGTAGTTGGGCACAGTTCGTCTTGCCGAGGCCAGTTGAGTATCCCTGATTTCGCGCAGCATGATTACGTTGAGTGCTGCAGGAACTTCATTTCGAATCCGCTGCCATGGTTCTTCCTCCAGATCGAGAACCTGTTGCCAGGTCGCTTCTTCCAGAGGGACGTTTTCCGCATTTACAAGATTGACCAGCTTTTCCTGATCTGAGGCAAAGGTATCATATCTCACCGTCTCAATGTAATCGAGTACATCGCGAGCGTAGGCTACCTGCTCTGTGCGGACCCGACGTTGTGGCTCGTAAACATCTGGCACCCGTAGCTCAGCCTCCAGGCGGCGTTGTTCC includes the following:
- a CDS encoding HDIG domain-containing protein — its product is MTTSSFSGPLRDDEKAVKRLTWRSYLAALAYGILFVLFTMATLVIQWPLSGQYNLEVGDVSPVDIRAPERIEYISESLTEQRRLEAELRVPDVYEPQRRVRTEQVAYARDVLDYIETVRYDTFASDQEKLVNLVNAENVPLEEATWQQVLDLEEEPWQRIRNEVPAALNVIMLREIRDTQLASARRTVPNYIDLEDEDEADVAIALVQGLLKPNAFYNSERTEIARQEIRNKVPSETVSYEQNEIIIRQGDVVEQRHIEALNELGLNQPGWDWWQLLSALLISLALAAVFGLSLYKNDSAYLLDNRQMGLLMALLATFLLLVKLMVPGRPVFAYVFPLAALTMLIGPLLGQALTFLVTIYFGIIIGYLTDGSVAIVTYAVIGALIGTLVLGRAERTTYFVRAGAAVALSNLVLLLAFNVPLDSTDLGGYAELAVAAAVNGLLVASITLIGFYLLGAIFDLATPLRLMELARPNHPLLRELMMKAPGTYHHSLLVSNLAEQAAEAVGADAFLTRVGAYYHDIGKLARPYFFVENRLEGTDPHDQLDPWSSAQIIISHVKDGQELARRHKLPRRIRDFISEHQGTGLVRMFYLEAQKISGEDQVDEADFRYPGPKPQSKETALLMLADSCESAVRAARPESKEEIDEIVRKIINGKLIGGQLSESDLTLRDMERARKVFVRSLQGVHHPRIKYPEPKPEIEEPLTDEPAQVSAATGS